The DNA region GCATACCTGGATTTCGTTTGTAAGCGCTAACGGAAAGCAGGTTTCCAACAGTGTTTACACCGGTGAAGTCCTGGTGCTTTAATGATGGGGGTGCCTGCGGGCACCCTCTTTATCTTAAATAGAATGATATGAAAACACTAGCTATTAAATATTGGGCTATAAGCCTCATTAACCTTGTAAACGAGGTAAAGAAAGAACACCGGCTGTTTGGGATACTGATGCTTGCCTGGGGCATGATTACCTGTTTTTTAAGCAAGCCGGAAATGAGCATCGGGATTAACCAGAGCATCCCATTAATGGTGGTATTGGGGCTGATCACCTTTCTGCTACTACTGGAATTGAGCTGGTGGCTGTTTAACAGGTTCTGGCTAAGGACCGGACTGCCCGGAATGGAACATATGGTTGTACAATTTGAAGATTTAGAGATATGGCAAAAACTGGCATTTTTATGGGCATCATTTGCCTTGGTATTGCTGGTGGGTTTGGGGTGTTTGATGGCGGTGGTGTAGTAGATCCCTCCAGAGTCGGGATGACAAAGAGGCGTAATGACGTATTGCGGATAGCGCAAGCCGAGGTTGGCGTGCGAGAACTGACAGGCCGCAATGATGGAAAGCGAATAGCGGAGTATCTCGCTTACACCGGGATTAAAGTTCCGGCGGCCTATTGTAGTGCTTACGTGAGCTGGTGCTTTGGGCAAGCGGGCTATACTCAGCCTAAAAGTGCCTGGTCCCCTGCCCTGTTTCCGGTGGCGAGGATTGTAAGGGAGCCTAAGCCTGCGGACGTGTTTGGCCTCTGGTTTCCAGAGTTAAATCGCATTGCGCATGTGGGTTTGGTTGTCAGTGTTAAAGGCGATTGGATCTACAGCATTGAAGGGAATTCTTCGCCCGACGGCAGCAGGAACGGCAATGGTGTTTACCAACGCATTCGGCATAAAAAAACGGTTAGCAGGTTTGCTGACTGGATTTCGAACAATAAAATTTAAACAAATGGCTAAATATAAAAACGGAATAAACGGAGCTTTCTCCGGAAAAATTGGCGCAGTGGTTGGCGCATCCTATATGGGGATCAGCTACATCCGCAGTTTACCAGAAACAACCAAGCCTGCTACAGAAAAACAGTTGCACCAGCGCTTAAAGTTTAGCGTGATCATTGCCTGGCTACAGCCGGTACTGGCATTGATCAATATTGGCTTTCAAATCTTTACAGGAGATAAAACCGCCATGAACCGGGCGGTAAGTTATCACATGAAAGAGGCACTGATTGATAACGGTAAGGAAGTAGCCATTGACTTTAAAAAAGCGATCTTCAGCAGAGGCGAGTTATTGGTATCGTGGATATTGGAAGTGCTGAGCCTGGCCAGTGCGATGTTGAATGTTAAATGGGACAACGGCCCTGAATCTTTGTTCAATAAGGCTGACGATAAGGCCACTTTTATCTTTTACAATCCGCAGAAAGAGAAATTTGTATCTTTTAAAGGTGTAGCAAGAAGGCGGGATAAAGAAACCGTATTACGGCTGCCGAAAAGGTTTGCCGGGGACACCGTACATGCTTGGATGCTGTATATTAATGCGAAAGGCGATATGGTAAGTACGAGTGTGTATTTGGGCGAGATAGTGGTGGTGTAACTCTACGATTTAAATAAAAAGGAGGCTCTATGAAGAAGCCTCCTTTTATTCTACAAACTTTAAATCTAATTAATAAGGTAGGGAACAATTATTAGTACCATCTAAATTTATCGAGTATTCGGGACCAGAATAACTGAATTTATAGGTAAGTGTACCTTCGAAATGATAATAATAGTTTCCCTCATATTCTGGAATTGGCCCGCCTAATTCACCTATAACTAAATACTCTTCAAATAAATCTCCGTAAACTGAAGTTATGGTAGCAGAACCACCCGAAAAAAAATGAATATTCCCATTCCTATATTGTTTAGTAGGATTGTGAGTAATAAGAGCTTTTTCATATTTAATGTTTTAGTTAAATATTATCATAAATATAATATTATTAAACTAATTGTTTGCGCTTTGTAACTAACAATGAGATTCAACATGCATTCACGTAAGAAACTGTATCATTCGCGTAGTATATAAGGTCATTCACGTAAAACATTATAGATTGATTAATTTTTTGCTTAAAATAGTCTATTGATCCACACATAAACTTAGATTAATGCCTCAAACTCCTGCCTCAGCAAGATTGCCTTTAACCCTCCTTTCAAAACTCTTACTGGAAAAAGGAAATTATCAATTGCCTACCCACCAAAACAATTAACAAAAATATTTAACAGAAATTAAGCTCATGAAGAAAAATCATTTCAAAAAATTCTTAACCTTATTCTTTATATTAACCGTCGGTTCGTCGGTATTTTATGCATGTAAAAAGAATACAGAAGTTGAAAACAACGAACCACTTTCCTTGAACAACTATAAATCTACTCATCTAAAAAAAGGGGTGACAGAAGCTGATGTACAAAGTACATTAAAAAAAAGCGCACTATTATATGGGAATAAAGCTTTAGAAGATATATTAAGCGATCTGGTAAGTAAGAACAAAATAACTGAGAAGGGCAAAGCCAGTATTTTGGCTTCGGTACAAGGGAAAACCCAGGATCAATTTGTAAAAGGTGCATTGCAAAGGATCTCTAGCTTAAAGCACGGACTACCATTGCAGATTAAAAAATTCTCCTATTCAAACTCTAATCCATTGTCTAATACAATTCAACCCGGCCCTTTTGAAGAACTGAATGACGCAGGTTTTTCAGCGTTTGAACAACAGATGATGTTTGACTATATAATCCTAGAACTTACCAATCAGGGAATATCCTGGAGTTGTGCGATCGCCATCGCAGGGGTAGGATTAACTATAGCAGCCCTTTTTGTTGGCGGGCCAGCAACTGTTGCCGCTGCGGCTTTATGGGGAGCTTCTCATGTTGTTGCTGTAATAAGTTTAAAGGACTGTGCGCCTCAGCATAAGAATTATGTTGAAGATATTAAAAATCAATTTGCTACCGAGCAAGATTTCATTGACTATTTTCAAAATAATGTGAGTAACAATGGACCATTAGAATGGACTGAAATACCAGGAAATTTTTTAGACGGTTTTCAAACCGACGTTTTTTTAAACGACGTGATGATAAATAATGGTTTGACAAGGATTCTTGTGCAGCCTTATAATGAATCAATACCAAGCTTAATGGATGCAAACGATGGAAACTGGTACTTTTTCAACGGTACAACGGGAGTTTTAGTGCTAGGTCGAAGTGGCCTTCTTGTTGCTCATAATTTTGCAGATTTGACTTC from Pedobacter africanus includes:
- a CDS encoding CHAP domain-containing protein, with amino-acid sequence MAKTGIFMGIICLGIAGGFGVFDGGGVVDPSRVGMTKRRNDVLRIAQAEVGVRELTGRNDGKRIAEYLAYTGIKVPAAYCSAYVSWCFGQAGYTQPKSAWSPALFPVARIVREPKPADVFGLWFPELNRIAHVGLVVSVKGDWIYSIEGNSSPDGSRNGNGVYQRIRHKKTVSRFADWISNNKI
- a CDS encoding DUF6266 family protein; the protein is MAKYKNGINGAFSGKIGAVVGASYMGISYIRSLPETTKPATEKQLHQRLKFSVIIAWLQPVLALINIGFQIFTGDKTAMNRAVSYHMKEALIDNGKEVAIDFKKAIFSRGELLVSWILEVLSLASAMLNVKWDNGPESLFNKADDKATFIFYNPQKEKFVSFKGVARRRDKETVLRLPKRFAGDTVHAWMLYINAKGDMVSTSVYLGEIVVV